TAAAAATCGAACACAAATCCGCCTGGATCCCAGCCTCGGTTTTTGGTAGCGTCTGCCCGCTTCAGTGGCCAAAGTCTCGTTGTGGTAGCAAGTTGGACGGAATTCATGGACCATAAGTCCACGCTTCGCGGAATGTACCTTGTTTTGCTCCTCGGTTTCGCCGGGTGTGCGTCCAATGGCGCCATCGTCGATCCCCTTATCTACTGGGATAAGGACGACCCGGAGATACTCGCAAAATACGGCCCCACCCCCACGCAGCGGATCCAATCGCTTGATAGTGTGGCCAATCGGGCCAGCGGCCTTTCGCAGGCCGATCGGACGCGGCATTCGACCAATATCTCGAAGGAACTGGCCGAGGAATCGAACTCGGTTATTCGCGTTCACATGGTGCGTGCCCTGGCCAAGCTGAATACGCCAGAAGCATTTGCCGGGCTGAAGTCTTCCCTGTACGACAGTGATGAAGCCGTTCGTCGTGAAGCCGTGACCGCGATGGGGGTCACCAAGAATCCGGAAGCGGTGGCCTTGCTAGGCGACGTCCTTATCCGCGACCGCGATTATGATGTTCGCCTGTCGGCCGCGAAGTCGCTCGGTGAATTCAGCAGCGGTGCTGCCCATGAAGCGCTAGTAC
The Blastopirellula marina genome window above contains:
- a CDS encoding HEAT repeat domain-containing protein — its product is MDHKSTLRGMYLVLLLGFAGCASNGAIVDPLIYWDKDDPEILAKYGPTPTQRIQSLDSVANRASGLSQADRTRHSTNISKELAEESNSVIRVHMVRALAKLNTPEAFAGLKSSLYDSDEAVRREAVTAMGVTKNPEAVALLGDVLIRDRDYDVRLSAAKSLGEFSSGAAHEALVPALDARDPAMRFAAIESLRKSSKVDYQGDTAKWREFAQGGNPEPPTTSIAEQLIPSFLR